The Clostridioides difficile genome has a segment encoding these proteins:
- a CDS encoding glycoside hydrolase family 55 protein, whose protein sequence is MAIETKTPDWVNVLELNSKIDITGKSDVSDMIQEIVSDKALKDSVIYFPNGDYLFEKGIKISQQITLQGNSYYGGDVPELNEDEKDKKPFIGATNFITRDVSNMSIVTLAEKSQTIKNINFYYDNREKNELPKDVSAIKVSDITEGEGVQGLSHFEHLYISGFSGTGVEIPLYATGNDITVTSCGTGIKLGEKSMLSSSKIYNCENGMEITTGVSLNNIRIEEIQEVGINNKGLGFNLIMNLAVDKCGYCGFMFEKMSNSQITARFTNCSQHYKNVDYDTYKNLPEKKEEAYSIFYGDTLDNCNVVLVNNNVDSLENGSLTERKIHVIKANETKNVTLECDAEADSFIQHAKGNLLLENGRNTYKFYDGEICSVGGVQISDKNQGDLLKIVDNTLYVDDGGKDLVIPKLQKNSVISSMLDSEEEISKLHSGTWEQIGVKTLNGELMYYYKKIND, encoded by the coding sequence ATGGCAATTGAAACTAAAACTCCAGACTGGGTTAATGTGCTGGAACTAAACAGTAAAATAGACATTACTGGGAAATCTGATGTAAGTGATATGATACAAGAGATTGTTTCTGATAAAGCACTAAAAGATTCTGTTATATATTTTCCAAATGGTGACTATTTATTTGAAAAAGGTATTAAGATTAGCCAACAAATAACACTTCAAGGTAATTCTTATTATGGAGGAGATGTTCCAGAACTAAATGAAGATGAGAAAGATAAAAAACCATTTATAGGAGCAACGAATTTTATAACTAGAGACGTTTCTAATATGAGTATTGTCACATTAGCAGAGAAAAGTCAAACTATAAAAAATATTAACTTTTACTATGATAATCGAGAAAAAAATGAATTACCTAAAGATGTATCTGCTATAAAAGTGTCTGACATAACAGAAGGTGAAGGGGTACAAGGTCTATCACATTTTGAACATCTATATATATCGGGATTTTCAGGAACAGGAGTTGAAATTCCACTTTATGCAACTGGTAATGATATTACTGTTACTTCATGTGGTACTGGTATAAAGCTTGGAGAAAAATCGATGCTTTCTAGTAGTAAGATTTACAACTGTGAAAATGGAATGGAAATTACAACAGGTGTAAGTCTAAACAACATAAGAATAGAAGAAATTCAAGAAGTAGGTATAAATAATAAAGGACTTGGTTTTAACCTTATTATGAATCTTGCAGTTGATAAATGTGGATACTGCGGATTTATGTTTGAAAAAATGTCTAATAGCCAGATAACTGCAAGATTTACTAACTGTAGTCAACATTATAAAAACGTTGATTATGATACTTATAAGAATCTTCCAGAGAAAAAAGAAGAAGCCTATTCTATATTTTATGGAGACACTTTAGACAACTGCAATGTTGTATTGGTGAATAATAATGTTGATTCTCTAGAAAATGGTTCACTTACTGAACGTAAGATACATGTAATAAAGGCAAATGAAACTAAAAATGTAACATTAGAATGTGATGCTGAAGCTGATAGCTTTATACAACATGCAAAGGGTAACCTATTATTAGAAAATGGTAGAAATACTTATAAGTTTTATGATGGTGAGATTTGTTCTGTAGGTGGAGTTCAGATTTCTGATAAAAATCAAGGTGATTTACTCAAGATAGTTGACAATACACTTTATGTAGATGATGGTGGAAAAGATTTAGTGATTCCTAAACTACAAAAGAATTCTGTTATATCTTCAATGTTAGATTCTGAAGAAGAAATAAGTAAATTACATAGTGGGACATGGGAACAAATTGGTGTAAAAACACTTAACGGAGAACTTATGTACTATTATAAAAAAATAAATGATTAG
- a CDS encoding flavodoxin family protein: MNKRVLVLSASPRKGGNSDLLCDQFVKGALESKNQAEKIFLKDKDVHYCTGCGACYEKGAICPQKDDMEEILEKMIKADVIVLATPVYFYTMNGQMKTMIDRTCSRYTEISGKEFYFIVAAADENVNDMERTLEGFRGFTSCLNGAKEKGIVYGVGAWHVGDIKESIAMNQAYEMGMSV; this comes from the coding sequence ATGAATAAAAGAGTACTTGTACTTTCTGCAAGTCCTAGAAAAGGTGGAAATTCTGATTTATTATGCGACCAATTTGTTAAAGGTGCATTAGAATCCAAAAATCAAGCAGAGAAAATATTTTTAAAAGATAAAGATGTTCACTATTGTACTGGATGTGGTGCTTGTTATGAAAAAGGAGCAATTTGCCCACAAAAAGATGATATGGAAGAAATTCTTGAAAAAATGATTAAAGCAGATGTGATTGTCTTGGCAACTCCAGTTTATTTTTATACTATGAATGGACAAATGAAAACTATGATTGATAGAACTTGTTCAAGATACACTGAAATTTCTGGAAAAGAATTTTACTTCATTGTTGCCGCAGCGGATGAAAATGTCAATGATATGGAAAGAACATTAGAAGGATTCAGAGGATTTACATCATGTCTAAATGGTGCTAAGGAAAAAGGTATAGTATATGGTGTAGGAGCTTGGCATGTAGGTGATATTAAAGAAAGTATAGCAATGAATCAGGCATATGAAATGGGTATGTCAGTGTAG
- a CDS encoding glycoside hydrolase family 55 protein: MGEPIIIKETDGRINVLDYGVFNDETKDVSSRVQEIINAAPEDSIIYFPEGKYLFTSGIEINKRLTLCGDAYFRSNTPNNEFFYSGTTQFSGKFDKKEVEDGTMESFTMITVKGVKHCIKSISFQSNNCDSVEISEKDDAPPPNGEPGFHHKLEFTHEGKYISAIVCDDVSEGSGHYENVDFGGFGGTALKISNNSTVNDITVFSCNHGISTGENSIITNGKAWGCDYGMEISTGTFINGMRVEEVGRVAIDNIGKGLNFVTNVTIDQCGYCGFKFDSISNTQISGNISRCGQFYFNFNYDDYLKLDNRVKEAYSLFYGNSMESTNITITNDNGDYWNDKGSQIIDKDGNTKFKKHKIYIINALETKNVLLRCPVDATDMVVESEKGNLIYNNKEQTVIFYNGKIGSINGIGMFEEDHNDKIKIKNYDIYINDNIKMYRPQVNDIISTSVSDINSVSGQYKVKLERISQNKIFETPIYYYKVIEKMV, from the coding sequence ATGGGAGAACCTATAATAATTAAAGAAACAGATGGAAGGATTAATGTTTTAGATTATGGAGTTTTTAATGATGAAACAAAAGATGTAAGTTCTAGGGTGCAAGAAATTATAAATGCTGCACCAGAAGACTCTATTATATATTTTCCAGAAGGGAAGTACTTATTTACAAGTGGTATAGAGATTAACAAACGATTAACACTATGTGGAGATGCATATTTTAGGTCAAATACTCCAAATAATGAATTTTTTTATTCAGGAACAACACAATTTTCTGGTAAATTTGATAAAAAAGAGGTAGAAGATGGCACAATGGAAAGTTTTACAATGATAACTGTAAAGGGAGTAAAGCATTGTATTAAAAGTATTTCTTTCCAATCAAATAACTGCGATAGTGTGGAGATATCTGAAAAAGATGATGCACCTCCACCAAATGGTGAACCAGGATTTCATCATAAGCTAGAATTCACACACGAAGGAAAATATATATCAGCAATTGTATGTGATGATGTATCAGAAGGGTCTGGCCATTATGAAAATGTAGACTTTGGTGGTTTCGGTGGAACTGCACTTAAGATATCTAATAATTCCACAGTAAACGATATTACTGTTTTTTCATGTAATCATGGTATTAGTACAGGAGAAAATTCAATAATTACTAATGGAAAGGCTTGGGGATGTGATTATGGAATGGAGATTTCTACAGGAACTTTTATTAATGGTATGAGAGTAGAAGAAGTTGGTAGAGTTGCTATTGACAATATTGGTAAAGGGTTAAACTTTGTTACAAATGTTACAATTGACCAATGTGGATATTGTGGATTTAAGTTTGACTCAATATCTAATACTCAAATATCAGGAAATATCTCAAGATGTGGGCAATTCTATTTTAATTTTAATTATGATGATTATTTAAAGTTAGACAATAGAGTTAAGGAAGCATATTCTTTATTTTATGGAAATTCAATGGAGTCAACCAATATAACAATCACAAATGATAATGGAGATTATTGGAATGATAAGGGATCTCAGATAATTGATAAGGATGGAAATACGAAATTTAAGAAACATAAGATATACATTATAAATGCGCTTGAAACCAAGAATGTATTATTAAGATGTCCTGTAGATGCTACTGATATGGTTGTTGAGTCAGAAAAAGGAAACCTAATATACAATAATAAAGAACAAACTGTTATATTTTATAATGGAAAAATAGGTAGTATTAATGGAATTGGTATGTTTGAAGAAGATCATAATGATAAAATAAAGATAAAAAATTATGATATATATATAAATGATAATATTAAGATGTATAGACCACAGGTAAATGATATTATATCAACATCAGTTAGTGATATCAATTCAGTTTCTGGGCAATATAAAGTAAAATTGGAAAGAATTAGTCAAAACAAGATATTTGAAACACCTATATACTATTATAAAGTGATAGAGAAGATGGTATAG
- a CDS encoding MerR family transcriptional regulator translates to MTISEVSKKYELSADTLRYYERIGLIPPVNRNKSGIRIFTEKDCEWVNFIKCMRSAGLSIETLIEYVTMFQQGNSTIKARKDLLIEQRNQLSKRIEDMQKTLERLNSKIDGYEDKVIEKEKTLKSNN, encoded by the coding sequence ATGACAATTTCAGAAGTAAGTAAAAAATACGAACTTTCAGCAGATACTTTACGATATTATGAACGAATTGGTTTAATACCACCTGTAAATAGAAACAAAAGTGGTATTAGAATTTTTACAGAAAAAGATTGTGAGTGGGTCAATTTTATTAAATGTATGAGAAGTGCAGGGCTTTCTATTGAGACATTGATTGAGTATGTAACTATGTTTCAACAAGGGAACAGTACTATCAAAGCTAGAAAAGACCTTCTAATAGAACAGAGAAATCAGCTTTCTAAAAGAATAGAAGATATGCAGAAAACGTTAGAACGATTAAATAGTAAAATTGATGGATATGAAGATAAAGTTATTGAAAAAGAAAAAACTCTAAAGAGTAATAATTAG